In Candidatus Eisenbacteria bacterium, the DNA window CGAAGGGGCGATCCTACTGAGGCAACTCGGTTACGGAGTGATCTCGCTTCGCCTGTTCGACGCGCACGGCCGCCTCGTGAGGACGCGCCACGACGGCTACGCGCCCGCGGAAATCCATCGCGTTCGGTGGAGCGGCGAGGATGACGAGGGACCGCTCGTGGCGTCCGGGGTCTATTACGCCGTGTTCGGCTCGGGAGAGGTCCGGCAGACGAGAAGGCTCGTCCTGCTCAAGTAGCGCTTCGCCTCCGGCGGCCGTGCCACTCGAAGATGAGGCGCAGACCGTGGAGCGTCAGGTCCGGATCGACCTCCTGGATGGTGCTCGAGTGCTCCGCGATCGCCGCGGCGAGTCCTCCCGTCGCGATCACCTTGGGCCGGATCTTCTCCTCCTCCGAGATCCGCCGCACGATCGAGTCCACCTCCCCTACGGCGCCGTAGAAGACACCCGACTGGAGGCTCTCCTCGGTGCTTCGTCCCACCACGCGCGCGGGAGGTTTCAGCTCGAACGCGCCCAGGCGTGCGGCGCGGCGGACCAGGTGCTCCGCCCCCGTGAGGATGCCGGGGGCGATGACCCCGCCGGCGTAGCGGCGCCCCTTCAGGAGCACGTCGAAGGTGGTCGCGGTCCCGAAGTCCACGACGATCGCGGGCGCGCCGTACCGATCGAAGGCGGCGACGGCGTTCGCGATGCGATCGGCGCCCACGGAGTGCGGATCGCGGTACTCGATCTTCACGCGCGCGGTGGTCGAGGCACCAACCAGGAGGGGATCGGTGCCCACGAGGCGGCGCGTCGCATCCACGTAGAGGGACGTTTGCGCGGGGACGACGGATCCGATCACCGCTCCGTGTGCCGGTTCGCCGCCGCTGGCGCGAGTCCCCGCCCGGGCGCCCGCACCCGTAGCGTTTCGGCGCGGCCCCGCCTTGGCGTGCTCGAGCTCGGGGAGGGCTTGCCGGAGCAGTAGCTCCACCTCGTCGGTCGTGCGGCGCGTCTCGCTGCTCACGCGGAAGGACCGCCTGAGGTCCTCGCCCTCGAAGAGCCCCAGCGTGACCTCGGTGTTTCCGACATCGATCACGAGCAGCATCCGACCCCCTCCGTTCGAATGCGGTTCTCGCGCGAGCGCGCGTGCGCCCGCGGTGGTCACATCTTCGGCGTGAACCCCATGACGATGTCGAAGCGGGCCGCCAGCTCCCCCGGCGAGCCCTTCGCCGGGGCGAAGTCGACGATCACGGACTCGCGCTGCTTCGGATCAGGGATCCCGTGGAGGACACCGTCCCGCTCGTTCCGCGGCTCGCCCTTGATATAGCACTGCGTGGTCCAGCGGTCGTGTCCTTTCAGCGTGACCCCGACATGGATGTGCGGCGTGCGGCCGGGATAGGAGACCGGCTTGATGGTGCGGAAGCGGTAGTCGCCGGAGGAGGCGGTCTCGAACCGGCCGAAGCCCTGGAAGTGGGGATCACGATCGTCGCCGCCGGCACTCCCCTCGTGGAGGTAGACCCCATTCGCGTCGACCTGCCAGATCTCGACCAGCGCGTTCTTGATG includes these proteins:
- a CDS encoding type III pantothenate kinase — its product is MLLVIDVGNTEVTLGLFEGEDLRRSFRVSSETRRTTDEVELLLRQALPELEHAKAGPRRNATGAGARAGTRASGGEPAHGAVIGSVVPAQTSLYVDATRRLVGTDPLLVGASTTARVKIEYRDPHSVGADRIANAVAAFDRYGAPAIVVDFGTATTFDVLLKGRRYAGGVIAPGILTGAEHLVRRAARLGAFELKPPARVVGRSTEESLQSGVFYGAVGEVDSIVRRISEEEKIRPKVIATGGLAAAIAEHSSTIQEVDPDLTLHGLRLIFEWHGRRRRSAT
- a CDS encoding protocatechuate 3,4-dioxygenase, producing MKPDIPELDRRRFLKGLGLMAAAATAGGLARVPHALAEKLILTPRQTEGPFYPDPLPLDKDNDLIRVGKDGKAAEGTITHLTGRILDRNGNPIKNALVEIWQVDANGVYLHEGSAGGDDRDPHFQGFGRFETASSGDYRFRTIKPVSYPGRTPHIHVGVTLKGHDRWTTQCYIKGEPRNERDGVLHGIPDPKQRESVIVDFAPAKGSPGELAARFDIVMGFTPKM